In Malus sylvestris chromosome 16, drMalSylv7.2, whole genome shotgun sequence, the following are encoded in one genomic region:
- the LOC126608477 gene encoding probable CDP-diacylglycerol--inositol 3-phosphatidyltransferase 2 isoform X5 translates to MVKDMATYFSMTLGAFVFWQSMDEVHVRTKRNAGYIRVLMNRFAFAQCFSNKQLFSVLYFISFVCDGVDGWCARKFNQE, encoded by the exons ATGGTGAAGGACATGGCAACTTACTTCTCTATGACTTTGGGTGCTTTTGTGTTCTGGCAATCCATGGATGAAGTCCACGTCCGAACGAAAAG GAATGCAGGGTACATAAGGGTTCTTATGAACCGTTTTGCCTTTGCCCAGTGCTTCTCCAACAAGCAACTTTTCTCCGTTCTCTATTTCATAAG CTTTGTCTGCGATGGGGTAGATGGTTGGTGTGCTCGCAAATTCAACCAAG aaTAA
- the LOC126608477 gene encoding probable CDP-diacylglycerol--inositol 3-phosphatidyltransferase 2 isoform X2, whose protein sequence is MAKKSVAQQRLTKLDIYLYIPNMIGYIRVLMNRFAFAQCFSNKQLFSVLYFISFVCDGVDGWCARKFNQGMRFCVSCDMSFYWRSMSFMHIHTCTNKLLNFYTDTEHRVYLTKCQRFIRQQ, encoded by the exons ATGGCTAAGAAATCTGTAGCTCAACAAAGGCTAACGAAACTCGATATCTATCTTTACATACCCAACATGATTG GGTACATAAGGGTTCTTATGAACCGTTTTGCCTTTGCCCAGTGCTTCTCCAACAAGCAACTTTTCTCCGTTCTCTATTTCATAAG CTTTGTCTGCGATGGGGTAGATGGTTGGTGTGCTCGCAAATTCAACCAAGGTATGAGATTCTGTGTGTCTTGTGATATGTCTTTTTATTGGAGGAGTATGTCATTTATGCATATACACACTTGTACAAACAAATTGTTGAACTTCTATACGGATACTGAGCATAGGGTTTATCTTACAAAATGTCAACGTTTCATCAGACAACAGTAA
- the LOC126608477 gene encoding uncharacterized protein LOC126608477 isoform X3: protein MVKDMATYFSMTLGAFVFWQSMDEVHVRTKRNAGYIRVLMNRFAFAQCFSNKQLFSVLYFISFVCDGVDGWCARKFNQESLDYEHPLILGWYEKN from the exons ATGGTGAAGGACATGGCAACTTACTTCTCTATGACTTTGGGTGCTTTTGTGTTCTGGCAATCCATGGATGAAGTCCACGTCCGAACGAAAAG GAATGCAGGGTACATAAGGGTTCTTATGAACCGTTTTGCCTTTGCCCAGTGCTTCTCCAACAAGCAACTTTTCTCCGTTCTCTATTTCATAAG CTTTGTCTGCGATGGGGTAGATGGTTGGTGTGCTCGCAAATTCAACCAAG agTCTTTGGATTATGAGCATCCTCTGATCTTAGGGTGGTAcgagaaaaattga
- the LOC126608477 gene encoding uncharacterized protein LOC126608477 isoform X4, which translates to MVKDMATYFSMTLGAFVFWQSMDEVHVRTKRVHKGSYEPFCLCPVLLQQATFLRSLFHKLCLRWGRWLVCSQIQPRIKIIIVDQCS; encoded by the exons ATGGTGAAGGACATGGCAACTTACTTCTCTATGACTTTGGGTGCTTTTGTGTTCTGGCAATCCATGGATGAAGTCCACGTCCGAACGAAAAG GGTACATAAGGGTTCTTATGAACCGTTTTGCCTTTGCCCAGTGCTTCTCCAACAAGCAACTTTTCTCCGTTCTCTATTTCATAAG CTTTGTCTGCGATGGGGTAGATGGTTGGTGTGCTCGCAAATTCAACCAAG aaTAAAGATAATAATTGTGGATCAATGTTCGTAG
- the LOC126608477 gene encoding uncharacterized protein LOC126608477 isoform X1, producing the protein MVKDMATYFSMTLGAFVFWQSMDEVHVRTKRNAGYIRVLMNRFAFAQCFSNKQLFSVLYFISFVCDGVDGWCARKFNQGMRFCVSCDMSFYWRSMSFMHIHTCTNKLLNFYTDTEHRVYLTKCQRFIRQQ; encoded by the exons ATGGTGAAGGACATGGCAACTTACTTCTCTATGACTTTGGGTGCTTTTGTGTTCTGGCAATCCATGGATGAAGTCCACGTCCGAACGAAAAG GAATGCAGGGTACATAAGGGTTCTTATGAACCGTTTTGCCTTTGCCCAGTGCTTCTCCAACAAGCAACTTTTCTCCGTTCTCTATTTCATAAG CTTTGTCTGCGATGGGGTAGATGGTTGGTGTGCTCGCAAATTCAACCAAGGTATGAGATTCTGTGTGTCTTGTGATATGTCTTTTTATTGGAGGAGTATGTCATTTATGCATATACACACTTGTACAAACAAATTGTTGAACTTCTATACGGATACTGAGCATAGGGTTTATCTTACAAAATGTCAACGTTTCATCAGACAACAGTAA